From Paenibacillus sp. FSL H8-0537:
CGTAACATGTCCGGCAAGACAAGCTCAAGAAAAACAGCTTTCCTTCATTAAACCGTCATATCCGCCATGTTTTCCCCTTTTATTTTAGGTTAAAATAAATCAAATCATACCTATTCGATATAGAATATACAATTGACGGGAGGAAATTTGCGTGCAGTTGCAGCTACTACATATAACAACACAGGCTTATGATCGGCTCATTGCCTCATGCCGGGAAGCATTGCCCATGGAAGCCTGTGGGATTTTGACAGGTGAAAGAGATATCGGCAAAATAGTGGACGTGACCGCTATTGCCAACGTCCATTCTTCCCCTGCCACCGCCTTCGCTTTCGCTCCAGACGATTGGGTAAAGGCTTATTACCGCATGCAAAAAAGCCGGCAATCTCTGCTCGGCTTCTTTCACTCTCACCCAACGTCGCATCCCCATCCTTCAACTGCTGATGGGCTGGGCCTCCATTCGGATGATTTATTATTGTCGTATTGGATTATTTCTTTGCAGCAGCCTTTGCAGCCTGAAATAAAGGCTTATTGCTACATGAACGGATGCTTCCAGTCATTGCAATGGGCTATCGCTGACTGAGATAAGCATACAGGTCACCCAGCGTATTTATATTCCGCTCAAAAATACGCCGCAGATACGCCTGCCACAATTCCGCCGTCATTAAAGAATCCTCCAGCGCGTGATGCCGCTGTGTAATTGTAATGCCGCTGTCCTCCAGCAAATCATCAAGCGCGTAGCTATCACGCTTCGGCTCCAGCCACTTGGCAACCATCATCGTATCTAATACACGGTGGTTTAAGTTAACCTTCGACGTTCGCCATAGCGCAGCGTTGAGAAATTGCTTATCATGTCCGGAAGCATGGGCAACGAGCGGCCGCTTGCCGACAAACTCCATGAAGTCATGCAGTACCTGCATTAAATCAGGGGCATCCTCTACCATTTCATTCGTAATGCCCGTTAGCTCCACAATAGCCCGCGGAATGCGGCGCTTTGGATTAACGAGGCTGTAGAACGTCTCCGAGGAATAAATTTCGCTCCCCCGCATTAATACGGCGCCAAAGGAAATAATTTCATCTCCATTCGACGGGTAAAATCCCGTTGTCTCCAAGTCGAACACGATAAACTCCATTTCTCTAAGCAGCATGTCAAGCGGAGATTGCTTGCGCTGCTCTTTGTTGACAGAGCGAATAAAAGCCATTTGCTGGGCGTTTTGCGATCCCAGCATTGAGGCTATGGCCGGCGTAAAGCCGCCCATTTTATATAAGCTCCACATCCGTCCCACGCCTTTAGGTTCCTTCATAATCTCCATCCACCGCCTTACACAAGCCTTCCCGTCGTGGTTTTATACACTTTGCGCTGCAGCTTCTTGCCCAGCCGCAAGCTTTTCTTTAATTGATCTTTCATCTCTTTAGTCAGCTTGCGAGAAGCTACTTTGCCATTGTTGCCATACCAGCCGTTTTCCGAGCTTTCAATTGATAACAGCCGAAGCTTAAGAATAAAGAGAAAAGCCTGCTCACATTGCTTTGCTTCCTGCTCCGAAAGCTCCTTTTCTTCCAAAAGCCTCCGCATGCGATCCATCGTAGAAGACTCGCGAATGCCTCGCTGTATCGATAACAAACGAATCGCGTTGACCATAGGAATGTAGGCCCCATATTTAATGTCCAGACTGCCTGCATCCTCTCCATATTGCTCCTTGAGCAAATGGCCGAATACGCCAAGCAGCATTTTGTGCCTCATCGTATTTTCCAGCATGCGTCTAATAATAATCGGCGTTGCCAGCATGTCGGTGAAAAAAATATCCTTAAATTTCCGCATGAGCAGCTCGCTTCCAAAAATACAGCGTGCATCCGCTATAATTAGCAAATAACGAACAGCCTCCCAGCTCGGCTCCTTAAACCACAGGTTAATTTGCTCCTCCCATGCTGATAGTGATTTGCACCACTCGGGGTTGCTGCTGATTACCTCTCCCTCACATGGAGGATATCCAGCTGTTTGGAGGTAGCTGACAATTAACGCTGATAATTCATTAAAATAACGCTGCACATACGGCTCATCACCAACTGTATTCTCATAAACAATGCCGCTGTCCTGATCGCTGGACAAGGTTTGCTCTTCCCTGCCTCCGCTGCCGAATAATAAATAGGCGTAAGGCACGGGAGGAGAACCCTTCCCCATCCGTGCCATTTCCGCTTCTGCGAGTGCAATTGCCCGGCTGATCACCGAATCATGCATCTCATTCAATTGTTCATTAAACTGTTCGACAGGGCTTGCAAGGAGAGCTTCCTTCATCCGATCATGTACCTGATCCCGCAAGCTGCGCAGCGTGCCCACCTCTCCGGCTGAGCCGATCTGCTCCAGCAGCTCCACATGCACAGGGTCTGTCATCTGAGTCTCTCCCCTTTAAATCGCCCTTATAATATTAACCGTGCAGGTTTTGTCCTGCTTTTTTCATTTGCTCAGGATAACCATAAGCGCCATGCTCACTAAGGTCAAGACCTACAATTTCTTGCTCCTCTGTTACACGGAAGCCCATAACCAGCTTCATAACGCCAAGTACCAGAAACGATGCTGCAAGAACGAATGCGCCGCATACAACAACGCTCTCGAATTGGACCCACAATTGTTTCCAGCTGCCAGTATCGATAAGACCACCTTGGCCTACGCCAACTTTATCTGCCAGTAATTGTGTTGCAAAAATACCGTTAGCCAGCGTACCCCAAATACCAGCTGCACCGTGAACCGACATTGCATAGATCGGATCGTCGATTTTCATTTTTTCGAAAAACTTTGCGCTGTAGAATACAAGCACGCCAGCTACTAGACCAATAACAACTGCTGCCCATGGATCAACGAATGCACAGGAAGCTGTAATCGCAACAAGACCAGCTAGTGTACCGTTCAATGTCGTTGTAATATCAGCCTTGCCTGTTACAGCCCACGAAATGAGCAGTGAGGAAACCGCACCGGCACCGGCGCCCAGCATCGTTGTAAATGCTACGTAACCAAAGAATCCATCGCCGATTGCTAACGTACTGCCTGCGTTAAAGCCGAACCAGCCAACCCACAGTAGCAATACCGATAGAGCTGTGTACACTTGGTTATGACCAGCAATTTCATTGGCAGAGCCATCTTTATTGAACTTGCCAATACGAGGCTTAAGTAAAATGGTTGCTGCCAAAGCTGCCAAGGCGCCGGATAAATGGACGACCGTCGAACCGGCAAAGTCTTGTGCACCATCTTCCGCCAGCCAACCGCCGCCCCAGATCCAGTGAGCAACTACCGGATAGATCGCAGCAATGTAGATAACGGTGAAAATAAGGTATGAGGACAATTTAGCACGTTCCGCAAAGCCGCCCCATGCGATGGAAAGCGATACTGCTGCGAAAGCTAGTTGGAACAGGAAGAAAATTGTTGTTGGAAGTCCGTCGTCCACACTTGTAATGGCTGGATTAAAGAAGAAATCACCCCAGCCAATAAGGCTGCTCGTACCGCCATCGGCATTAGCCGTTCCGAAAGCAATACCGTAACCGACAGCCCAGTAAATCAAACCTGCAAGACCAGCTGTGAAAATCGTTTTGCCAGCAACGTGGCCAGCATTTTTCATTCTGGTCGAACCTGTTTCCAAAAGAATAAACCCGCCTTGCATGAGCAAAACTAATACGAATGCTACCATGACCCACAAGGAGTTGACGCCCATGTTCAATGTTGCATTGGATGGGTCATTCGCAAAAGCCATTGCCGGGAATACTAAGCACATTGCCCCTAGTGTGAATAACATCTTTCTAATCATTACGACCACTCCCTATGCGTTATGTTTCCTAACATTTCAGGAAAGACTTAATGTCATTATAGTCAGTATAGTCGCATTTGACAATACGTTTTATTCTATTTTCAAAAAAAATCTAACATTCCGCCTCAAGAAAGCGATTAATGTTAAGTTTTTTCACAGTCCCTGCCTGATCTTGGCAGCTTTTGTCGCGCTGAAGTTTAACCTTTGTGCTTTTCACCTTCTATTATAGGAAGCATCTTCCTAGGCATAATTCTCCTGCACTCACATATCCATGTCATACGTTTGACTGTATGGTTACTTTCCGATTATCATTAAATATAGACATATATAGATAGAGGAAAGAAGGTGAACGGATTGGAATCTGCTGAACGTTATAAAATTGGAGAACTCGCTAAACTGGCCAACATCAGTCCGCGAACAATTGACTATTATACTTCAATGGGACTTATTGAACCGGCGGAACGCTCTTCTACGAACTACCGCTTGTATAATTCTGAAACATTGATCCGTTTGAAACGTATTGATCAAATGAAGCAAAACAAGCACACGCTTGAAGAAATTAAACATTCATTAGCGCAGTGGGATAGCGTAACTGCTGAAGAGCAGGTATCGCGCAAGCTAACCGACCTACAGCTTCGTCTAAGCGAGCTGGAACGCGAGGTTAAAGACTTGGAGCCTGTAATCAAGCAAATGAAGCCACGCCAGGCTAACAAGCTCTACACTCGTCTCATGCCACAAACGGCAGCTTGTATAGAAGCGCTAATGCTGCTGCTAAACAAGGGAAATTTTATGTAAGTTGTACAATCATAGCTTCTCCCCTTGATTGGTAAGTCAAAATTATCATTTGGAGGAATGACGTTATGTTTTTTCACAAAATGGACATTCTCATCCTAATCGCTTTCGCTTTATCGATTTGGGCGCAATTTAGGGTTAAAGGAACGTTCAAAACCTGGTCTACCGTTCGCTCCATGAGCGGACTAACCGGCTACCAGGCCGCACGCAAAATGCTCGATGCTAATGGGCTGCAGCATGTACAGATTGAACCTGTACGAGGCACCCTAAGCGATCATTATGATCCAATATCACGTAAAGTACGACTTTCCGAGCATGTTTATTATGAAAACTCCATATCCGCCTTGTCCGTTGCCTGCCATGAGGTCGGCCATGCGATTCAGCATAAGGCGAATTATCCGATGCTGGCGCTGCGCCATCGCATTTTCCCGGTCGTTAACATCGCATCCGGCATTGCTCCATTCATGCTGATCGCCGGATTTTTGCTGCAACAGGCTAATCTGATTGGTCTTGGCATCATCTTCTTCTCTGTAGCAGTAGCCTTTCAGGTTATTACACTGCCCGTTGAATTTAATGCAAGCAACCGTGCCCGCCATATTATGATTGCCGAAGGCTTTATAACGAATGAAGAAGAACGCGGTGTCGCCAAAGTTCTGAACGCTGCCGCTCTCACTTACGTAGCAGCCGCGCTCATCTCCCTGCTGGAGCTCGTCAAATATATTATGATCTTCACATCATCAAACCGGGAATGACTAGCTTACAGACTAACATGATCAACTCAGAAGAGTGGGCCCGCCTAAGTAATAGGCAGGTCCACTCTTCTTTTCACGCAAAAAAAAGAACCGCTGCAGCAGCCAGAATAAAATTGGCGCCTGCAGCGGTTCTTTCTCCTATAACCTATAACTGTTCTTGCTTTAATCCTCATGCTTCTTCTCATTGAAATAATGCAGCAGAAAGCCATGGAACACCTTCGCAACGAGCGACAGCTTCTCATTGGAACGATGAATGATGCCGATATTGCGAGTTACATGAGGCTGCTCCACGCGCACCTTCGCTGGCTGTAAAATGCCCGTATGATGAAGCGCCATTTCCGGCAGCAAGCTGACACCCATCCCAGCGGCGACCAGCCCGCGGATCGTCTCCGTCTCCTCGCCCTCGAATCCGATTTTCGGTGTAAACCCTGCCTCCTGGCACGCTTCCCATACGATGGGCCTTAACGAATAACCTTCGCTGAACAAGACAAATGTCTCGTCCTTAAGCTGATTTAATTGAATCGAGCTCTCTCCAGCAAGTGGATGTGACGGCGGCAATATCGCATAAAGCTCCTCTGTCAGCAGCACCTGCCCGCATACATGCTCATGCTCATCCGGAAAAGGAGAAATGAAAGCAAGATCAATATCACCCTTCACCATATCTCGTATGAGCGACGGATACATCCCTTGCCTAAAACGAAACTGCACATTCGGATGATGCTTGCGAAAAGCGGCCACAACCTGCGGGATTAAGGATACGCCGAGGCTATGCGGAAAGCCTAGCCGAATTTCTCCTTTTTCCGGGTCAAGAAATTCATGTATTTCCACAACAGCCCGGTCCAGATCAGCCAATATGACCTCAGCCCGCTTCAAAAACAAATGACCTACAGGTGTCAATTGCAGATTTCTGCCCTTTTGTAAAAAAAGCTTTACGCCAAGCTCTTCCTCCAATTGATGAATTTGACGGCTCACAGCTGATTGAGCAACATGCAATTCTTCCGCCGCCTGTGTCACATGCTCTTTTCTCGCTACTTTGACGAAATAATAAAGCTGACGAAGTTCCATGATCTCTCCTTATCTTATCCAAACATTATCTCCGGACGATCCGCTGCCTGCGTACCATTGCCCGATCGAATAAACCGTACATGAGGAAGCCGGCAAGGCCACCCCCAACATGCGCCCATAAATCTATTGTCGGCAAAATAATGGAATAAATGATGCCTGCTCCCAAAATCATATATACGGTTTTGCGTGATCCATCATCCAGCCAAGCTTTACGGAACAGCGACAAGTATAGATACGCTCCGTAAATGCCATAAATCGCACCGGATGCTCCCACTGACAAATGGACAAATTCCCCATTGCCACCCTCTGTCATAACCGTAATAACTGCACTGAACAAATTGCCGAGCAGCCCGCAAAGCAGATAAAAAACAACATACTTCACAGAGCGCAGCAGACGCTCCAAGGGCGGCGCAAACACGAGCAGGGCAAACATATTAAAAAGCAAGTGCTGAAAGCCTCCATGCATAAAGATGGACGTTAAATAGCGCCATGGCTCTTCCAGTCCGTACGGATCTCCATGAAACGTTAAAAAGGCACCCCAGCGGTACAAGTTTTCTCCGCCAGTCGTTCCACCATTTAAAGCAACAAATATAAAAAAGAGCGTATTTAACGCGATTATCGCAGAAGTTATGGGATAAGATCTTAAATAAACGCGAAAGCTTTCGTATCTTAAAAAAATCATCAGTAATTCCCCCGCTCTAGAATTGGACAATATTGCCGCGCTCCGATTATAATTAATGGGTATTGACCATTTAACTTTGAGGAGGACGTTATACATGTCTCAAGAACGTGCTGGAGCTGCCGCATTTAAGGGCAATCCACTTACATTAATCGGACCAGAATTGAAAGTCGGCGATAAAGCTCCTGATTTTCAAGTGAACAAAACACTCGTTGATAGCGTATCCTTGAAAGATTATGCTGGTAAAATCAAATTAATCAGCGTAGTTCCTTCTATTGATACAGGCGTATGCGACGCTCAAACTCGCCGTTTCAATGAAGCTGCTGCTTCGCTTGGCGACAACGTCGCTGTACTTACAATCAGTGTAGATTTGCCTTTCGCTCAGGCTCGCTGGTGTGGTGCCGCAGGCATCGATAAAGTCGAGCTGCTGTCGGACTACAAACTTAAAAGCTTCGGCGAAGCATATGGTGTTTACATTAAAGAATTCGGCCTGGATATGCGCTCGATCTTTGTCATTGATGCCAATGATACGATCCAATATGTCGAGTACTTGGCAGAAATGACTGAGCACCCGAACTATGAAGCGGCGATTAACGCGGCTAAAGCGCTCGTATAATCCAGTATACAATCTTTTATGTGCACAAACAAAGCGAGTGAAGGGAAACCTTCCTCGCTTTTTGTACGTTTTATGAGTTTCCGGTCGTTTTATAAGCAGAGAGCTTCTTGTCCAGCGTTCGATAAAGCTCAAGAATAACCCGGTAGTTCGAACCAAGGTCGCCAAAAGAGCCTCTGGAAGCCGAATAAATATCAACGGCTGCATTTACTGGATTCACACTGATGACCGACACCGTAATGTCCATCGTCCGGCCGAAAGCCGTGCGTTTCTCGAGCACAATCTCCCCAACCGATTGAACTTCATGCAACACCTTGTAGCCCTGCATTTTCTTCAGCGTAGAAACTACTTCTTCCCAAGCCTTTTCCTTGGACAACTTGTAAAAATGGGATTTGAGCATCGGGTCTTTGGCTTTATCGCCTGTTTGTTCATGACTGCGCAGCAGCCCGATTACGGTCCGCTTCAACAAAAACGATCTCCCCCTCCAGCATCTTTGTATGTAATATCTATATTAACATGTTTTGTTACACAAAAAAAGAACCCTGAGCGTGTTAGCGCAGCAGAGTCTCTTGAGTGTAGATAAAAACCCGCCTATGCCGTCCGACTTACATGTTTCTGAACCTCGCTTTCGCAAGGTGGGTGTCCGCAGAAACGAATTTGAAGTCCCCTTTAGAGGGCATGTCAGCAACGTAACAATTTAGGTCTCCCGAGAAACAGCCATTGGTTCAAAACAACGTAAAGCCGAAACGAACATCGCAGGATGTATTGTTATTATAAACGTTACCTTTACAATTGTAAATGTCTAAACGTTTATTTATTGGACGAGCTCGAATCGCCATCTGTAAGCTCTGCAAATTCGACCTCTTCTGCCTCCTGGGCAAGCCTAGCTTTCTCCGCCTGCTCCTGCAGCTTCTGGTAAATCATGTAGAAATTCCAGAACGACAGATAAGCGATAATGCTGCCCATAAAAAACGGAATCAAAAAGGTGAAGCGCGTACTGATATAGATGACCGCACCACTCATTACCGCAGAAGAGAATGAGCGTATTGGACGGCCAATCGTAATCAGAATAGCATTTTTCAACAATTGAAACGTTTTCATATGATAATGGACAAGCATCGAGAAAAAGTTGAACAAAGAAATTACCAGCAGAAGCAGCAACGCAATAAAGATATAAGAAATCAGGCTGTACTGGTCGCGATACACAATAAAATCGACAATCATAATGGCAAACAGAATAGCGTAGAAAAACCCGCCAATCATACTTTGAAGATAATTTTCCTTATATCCTCTAAAGTAAGTTTTGAATAGCGGGACATCCGTTTCACCCATCACCCATTTGCGAGCTACCGCAAACATCGCAGCTGTAGCTGGAAATAAGGTGAACGGAGCAACAATCGCCATGAAAATCAATGTTGTTTTAACATGGTCCAGATAAGCCGCCTCATCTAATGCTGAAGCATTTCCTGGAAATACGCCCACAAACGCCAATAATACAAAAGGAATTGAACATATTAGCCATAATACATTGATTACCGATAATCGCATAATCCATTCGGAGATGCGGTAAAAACCTCCCATTAAACCCCTTGGCTCCATGTGATCTGCCCCCACTATTCCGTCTTGTTCGTTACTATTTTGGTTGTGACATGCACCAAAGCATATTATTCAATCAAGCAGGCTGGCTTAATCAAATGAACAATAAAAAAGGGGAAGTCAGGACGCCCGTAAGGCATCACGGACTTCCCCGGTTTCTTAAGCTTTGTTATTCGGGCTTATCAAGATGATATGACCCTAGTTGTTGTTATTGTTGAAGCTTTCGGACGATGGTTTTGGACGGCGGTTCTCGCTAGTGCGAGGTCTGCTGCTGCCACCATCACGGTTACGGTCATAGCTGCTGCTGCTGCTGCTGCGCGAGCTGGAGCTCGAACTGCTGCTGCCACCGCCACGTCTGTCATCACGGCCACGATAGCCGCCACCACCGCCACTGGAGCTGCGGCTGCTGCCACCGCTAAAGGACGAGGAACCAGAATAACGACGACCATTCGAACGAATGTCCGGCTTGCGTTTTTTCGCGCGAAGCGGCTCTTCCGGTGTCAATTCAATATTGACTTCCTTCTTCTCGCCTGTCAGCAATTTAACGGCTGCTGCAAGCAAGTGAACGGAATCATATTGCTCAAGCAATTGAATGGCAATTGCTTTGTATTCCGTGAACTCTTCTTCTTGAACAACTTCGAGCAAACGCTCAGCTGTCAAGCGCTGTTTGCCTTCAATCGCTTCCGCAATGCTAGGCAAAGGTTTTTTACTGATTTTTTGACGTGTAATTTTCTCGATGAAATGCAGGTGATCCAGTTCACGAGGCGTTACGAACGACCATGCCGTACCTTCTTTGCCTGCGCGGCCAGTACGGCCGATACGGTGAACATAGCTCTCCGGATCTTGCGGAAGGTCAAAGTTGATAACATGCGTTACGCCCGAAACGTCGAGGCCACGAGCAGCTACATCCGTTGCAACCAGCACATCAATGCTGCCATCGCGGAATTTGCGCATTACGCTGTCGCGTTGGTTTTGGGACAAGTCGCCGTGAAGGCCGTCTGCCGTGTAACCACGTTTTTGCAAAGCTTCGCTCAGCTCATCAACCCGGCGCTTCGTGCGACCGAAGATGATGGCAAGCTCTGGGGATTCCATATCAAGCAAACGGCTCAGCGCTTCAAACTTCTGACGCTCATGAACCTCAATATACGCTTGATCGATAAGCGGCGCCGTAACTTGCTTAGGAATAACCGACACATGCTCTGGATTTTTCAGAAATTGCTGTGCAAGCTTCTGAATGTTCGCCGGCATTGTAGCCGAGAACAGCATGGTGTGACGCTCGTCTGGAACTTGCTTCAGGATCGACTGAATGTCTTCCATAAAACCCATGTCCAGCATTTCATCTGCTTCATCAAGAATGACCGTTTGTACATCTTCAAGACGGATCGTCTTACGGTTGATGTGGTCAAGCAAACGTCCTGGTGTACCAATAATAATTTGCGGCTTCTTCTTCAAAGCGCGAATTTGACGTCCAATTTCTTGTCCGCCGTAAATTGGCAATGAGCGTAAACCTTTGTATCGAGTCAACTTCCCGATTTCTTCAGCTACCTGAATAGCGAGTTCACGGGTAGGCGTCATAATTAAGGCGACAATGCGCTCCTCGCTTGTCGGAATTTTATTAATGAGCGGAATTCCGAATGCCGCTGTTTTTCCTGTTCCTGTTTGTGCCTGACCAATTAAATCTTGACCAGCCATTGCAATTGGAATAGCTTTGGACTGGATCGGAGTTGACTCCTCAAACCCCAGCTCCGTGATTGCTTGCAACACTTTAGGTTCCAAGCCAAATTCAGCAAATGTTTTCAAACTTTCTCATACTCCTTTTATCTTCAGCCTACTTGAAAAATATCCAAGCTATTATAGCATACAATCATACACGTTTACCAGCGAAGCTTAAAAACAAATCAAAAGTCGTACGAGAAAGCGGTTGCTTTATTGTATAGCCCCTGCCCGCAGCGCACATGGCAGTTAACCCTGTTTTTTTAAAGTTGATCCTGCTATAATGTGGTTATCCCGCTGTTTTAACGTTTTCATGCCATATGTTTTGCCCTGAACCTATGATGAAAGGGTGATGCCAGGTGGATATCGAAACCGTAACACTGTCACAAATTGTAGAGAAGCTAGCACCCGAGCTCAGTCCTTTTCTTACGGATCGGGAACTCTCGATCAATATCGTATTGAGGGACGGACTGGCTGTACTTGAACCGGCGGATGCAATGGAGATTGTTCAGCACAGCATTTGCGAGCACCAAAGAGAAGCCTTACTGCAATGACAAGGGGATATACCGATTGATAGTGAACCTGCTGACGCATGCGTCAGCAGGTTTTTTGCATGCTTTTTTTCTCCGGAAATTCCCGCCCAAAAATGGTGCATTAAGCAACATTTCTCTGTGTAAAATTACGCTTTTAGAAAAAAATAAGTGTCACGCAGCCTAATTCTGCTTTATAATTTGGAAAGAAGAGCTAGCGGGGAGAGAAGGAAATGGACATCATCTTTTCAACTGTCATGCTGTTATACAGCTTGTTGACGGGAAGCGGAGAGGATCATGCAGCCGCCCGGGAGCTCGCAGCCTCGGTACTAAACGCTTCACTAGGAACAAATATCGTGCAGGCAAGCCCAACGGGTGGAGAAGGCCAGGGGACGTCTGAGACGGGCGCTAAGCGCGATCCGCAGAAAGATGCTCCCGTTGTGAAGGGCATCTACGTGACGGCTCACAGTGCAGGTGGAGCGCGTATGGATAGCTTGCTTAAGCTTGTTGATGATACGAAGCTTAACAGCATGGTCATCGATGTCAAAGACGACAACGGCTATATTACTTATCCGACCGAGACGCCGGAGCTGCTCGAACTGGGAACTACCCAGAAGTACATTCGCGACATTGGCGACTTGATGAAGAAATTAAAGCAGCATGAGGTTTACCCGATTGCCAGAATTGTCGTCTTTAAGGACACTGTGCTGGCACGCCAGCATCCGGAGCTGTCGTTCCGCCATTCCGACGGAACGATTTGGAAAAATGGCCGCGGTGAAAGCTTTGTTAATCCTTATATGAAGGAAGTCTGGAGTTACAATGTAGCCGTTGCCAAGGAAGCTGCTAAGCTGGGCTTTAAAGAAATCCAGTTTGATTATGTTCGTTTTCCTGAAGGCTTTGATAAGAAAGCCGATTCGCTGAAGTATAAGAAAACAGAGCAGAGCCGAGTCGATGCCGTTGCGGGATTCGTAAAATATGCCCGTGAGCAGCTTGAGCCGCTTGGCGTGCGTGTATCGGTCGATATTTTCGGCTACGCCGCATCGGTGCCTGCAGCCGAAGGCATTGGCCAGGACTTTGTGAAAATTTCCAACGATGTGCACGTCATATCTCCCATGGTTTATCCGAGCCATTACAGCACTGGCTGGTTTAAGCAGAAGGTACCGGACAAAAGCCCTTATGAAACCATCGTAGGCGCTATGGAGGATACGCATGCCAAGCTGGACCCGATCGGTGATGCTAAGCCAATTATCCGCCCTTGGATTCAGGATTTTACAGCCAGCTGGCTTGGACAGGGCAATTATATGAAATATGGCAAGAAAGAAGTCGAGGCACAAATTAAGGCGCTCTCCGACACCGACATTCATGAATTTCTCTTATGGAATGCAGGCAATAAATATTCAGAAGGCGTTAATTACGAATAGCGATTTGATAAGTCGAGCTGCGTATAATCCCGCTTCTCGCTACAAGGTGAAACGGCTGTCGCCATCCTTTGGCCGCGCGGCGCGTTTCATTCCGAGAAATATAGAGAAAGGATAGCATTAGGATATCTTTTTCTATATTTCAAACAAATAACCTCCGGTACGCTGCTTTTAAGCGTTGCCGGAGGTTATTTGTTTGTTTTTTAATACGAACCCTTGCAATTGCCCAGACGGGCCTGTAAGCATTATTGCGAAAGACGCAGCGCAAGCTCATACAAATCCAGATTGAATGGCTTTTTCGTATTGACAACCGTGTCGATATCCGTGGAAAGAAACTCCCCGCGCACGATACCGCAAGCCTTGCCCGAATCGCCCGCCATCAGCTGATGCACAGCATAATCGCCCAGACGGCTTGCAAGAATACGGTCAACAGCGGTCGGTGTTCCGCCGCGTTGAATATGTCCAAGGACGGTCACCCGCGGCTCAAGTCCGCAACCACGCGTAATTTCGCTGGATACATCATGCCCATTACCTGCTCCTTCAGCAACAACAACGATACTGTGA
This genomic window contains:
- the tpx gene encoding thiol peroxidase, which gives rise to MSQERAGAAAFKGNPLTLIGPELKVGDKAPDFQVNKTLVDSVSLKDYAGKIKLISVVPSIDTGVCDAQTRRFNEAAASLGDNVAVLTISVDLPFAQARWCGAAGIDKVELLSDYKLKSFGEAYGVYIKEFGLDMRSIFVIDANDTIQYVEYLAEMTEHPNYEAAINAAKALV
- a CDS encoding DUF1499 domain-containing protein → MLKRTVIGLLRSHEQTGDKAKDPMLKSHFYKLSKEKAWEEVVSTLKKMQGYKVLHEVQSVGEIVLEKRTAFGRTMDITVSVISVNPVNAAVDIYSASRGSFGDLGSNYRVILELYRTLDKKLSAYKTTGNS
- a CDS encoding DUF624 domain-containing protein yields the protein MEPRGLMGGFYRISEWIMRLSVINVLWLICSIPFVLLAFVGVFPGNASALDEAAYLDHVKTTLIFMAIVAPFTLFPATAAMFAVARKWVMGETDVPLFKTYFRGYKENYLQSMIGGFFYAILFAIMIVDFIVYRDQYSLISYIFIALLLLLVISLFNFFSMLVHYHMKTFQLLKNAILITIGRPIRSFSSAVMSGAVIYISTRFTFLIPFFMGSIIAYLSFWNFYMIYQKLQEQAEKARLAQEAEEVEFAELTDGDSSSSNK
- a CDS encoding DEAD/DEAH box helicase gives rise to the protein MKTFAEFGLEPKVLQAITELGFEESTPIQSKAIPIAMAGQDLIGQAQTGTGKTAAFGIPLINKIPTSEERIVALIMTPTRELAIQVAEEIGKLTRYKGLRSLPIYGGQEIGRQIRALKKKPQIIIGTPGRLLDHINRKTIRLEDVQTVILDEADEMLDMGFMEDIQSILKQVPDERHTMLFSATMPANIQKLAQQFLKNPEHVSVIPKQVTAPLIDQAYIEVHERQKFEALSRLLDMESPELAIIFGRTKRRVDELSEALQKRGYTADGLHGDLSQNQRDSVMRKFRDGSIDVLVATDVAARGLDVSGVTHVINFDLPQDPESYVHRIGRTGRAGKEGTAWSFVTPRELDHLHFIEKITRQKISKKPLPSIAEAIEGKQRLTAERLLEVVQEEEFTEYKAIAIQLLEQYDSVHLLAAAVKLLTGEKKEVNIELTPEEPLRAKKRKPDIRSNGRRYSGSSSFSGGSSRSSSGGGGGYRGRDDRRGGGSSSSSSSSRSSSSSSYDRNRDGGSSRPRTSENRRPKPSSESFNNNNN
- a CDS encoding putative glycoside hydrolase codes for the protein MDIIFSTVMLLYSLLTGSGEDHAAARELAASVLNASLGTNIVQASPTGGEGQGTSETGAKRDPQKDAPVVKGIYVTAHSAGGARMDSLLKLVDDTKLNSMVIDVKDDNGYITYPTETPELLELGTTQKYIRDIGDLMKKLKQHEVYPIARIVVFKDTVLARQHPELSFRHSDGTIWKNGRGESFVNPYMKEVWSYNVAVAKEAAKLGFKEIQFDYVRFPEGFDKKADSLKYKKTEQSRVDAVAGFVKYAREQLEPLGVRVSVDIFGYAASVPAAEGIGQDFVKISNDVHVISPMVYPSHYSTGWFKQKVPDKSPYETIVGAMEDTHAKLDPIGDAKPIIRPWIQDFTASWLGQGNYMKYGKKEVEAQIKALSDTDIHEFLLWNAGNKYSEGVNYE